GCCGGCCGGAGTGTTGCGGATCGCCGCGGGCAGCTCCAGTGAGACGACGTCGGCGACCGCCGAGGCGTCCCCGCTCTGCACCGCCTCCAACAGGTCCGTGACGCGTTCCCAGGCGACCGGCCCGCGCGGCTCGTCGAGCACCGCCGGCAGAAAGAAGACCAGCTTCTCGAAACGCCCCGGGCTCTCGGCCAGTAGCCGGCAGAGGGCACTCGCGCCGAGGCTCGCGCCGAACGCCCGACTGGCCCGGCCGAGGTCCGCGATCGCCCGCAGATCCCGGGCCAGGTCGAGGTAGGTCCACGGCCCGTCCGGGGCCTCGGAACGGCCGTGCCCGCGGAACTGGAAGAACACCTTGCGGCCGGTCACCCCGCTGCCGAACGGACGGGTGGTGGCGATGCCGTTGCCCAGCCCGTGCGCGAAGACGGTCACCGGATCACCGGTGCCGGTGACCAACCGCTCCAGCCGTACACCGTGTGGGGTGGTGACCAGCTCGGTCTCCGGCTCCGGCAGCGCCGGTCGGCCGGTACGCGGCCCACCCGGACCGGGCCCCCAGGTGCGGGGCCCGCTGTCCGGTGGAGGTGGCCAGCGGAAACCTCTCACCAGAACCCTTTGCCGTCGCCAAGCTCGCGCAGGCCGACTCGGACGTCGAGGAGGTAGATCAGACCGGCAGCGATGCCGACCAGTCCGAAGAGGCTGATCGGCCCGAAGCCGAGCAGAGTCAGTAGGAGGCAGACCGCCAGGATGGCGATCCAGCCACCCTTGGGCAGCGTCCCGATGGCGGGGAAGGCGTCAGAGCGCTGCGTGATCGCGTGCACCAGGGCGACGCCCTGGACGATCAGCGCGAAGACGAGCAGGATCAGCTGGATCACTTCACGGACGGCAAAGGCGAAGATCGGCGCGGCGTTGGCCATGCCGGCCAGTTTATGTCGAGGACCCCGGCTACGTCCGACAAGGACGCCGCCGGGGTCGTCGACATGACGAACTACTCGGCCGTCGGGCTGGTCCGCTTGGTGGCCCGGGGAAGCTTCGCCGACGGGCTCGCGGCCGGCTTGGGAGCCTTCGGCGCACGGGCGGCCTTCTTGACGGCGGCCGGCTTGGCCTCGGCGATCTCGGCCACGTCGGCCGGGGTCGGGATGTCGGCCGGGGTCGACACGTCGGCCACGGTCAAGGTGGTGGCGACGGCCGGAGCGGTGGCCGGCGTCACGGCCTGGGTCGCCTCGATGTCGGCGTTGACCGTCTCGGCGGCCTCCAGCACACCGGCGCCGACGACCCGCTCACCGCGGGCGACCAGCGCACCGTAGGCGGCGAACGCCCGCTCCTGGGCGGCCTGGGCGCCCGCGACCACCAGGGCGGCGTTGCGGGTCGCGGCGGCGCGCAGCTTGTCGGGGTCGGCAACCTCGCGCAGCTTGGCCAGGTCGGCAGCCTCGCGCAGCTTGTTCAGGTCGGCCGAGTCGCGCAGCTTGGCCAGGTCCAGCTCGGCCTGTGCCCGGCCGCGCAGGGTGCCGGCGGTCTCGTTCACGGTACGCAGCGTCTCGGTGGCCTTCTGGCGCAGCTCGAAGCCGGTCAGCACGGCCCGACCACCCAGGTCGGCGACGACCCGGGTGCCGAGGACGCCGACCACGGCCGGCAGCTTGCGCAACTGCTCGAGGGCCAATTCACCCGCGCCAGCGGCGGCGTAGATCGGGGCGGGGATGCGGTTGGTCTTCGGCTCGCTCATGACGTCTCCTCTTCGGCCGCCTCGGCGGCCTTCCGGACCGCCGGACCGGCGGCCTTCTTTTCGGGGGTGTTGGTGCTGCTCGGGGCGGGGGCGGCGCCCGCCTCGGTGACGGCGACCGACTCGAGCACGGCCTCGGTGGGGGTGCCGCCTGCGGTGGTGGGGCCGGTGGCGGCCAGGTTGGCCACGTCGGCGGGCTGGTCGGCGACGTCGGTCGGGGTGGTGGCCCCGGCCGTGCCGCTGCCCTCGTCGGCCTGGGCTTTGGTCGCGCCGCTGTCGTCGGCGGCGGCCTGGGCCTCGGCGAGCCGGGTGTTCTCCCGGCGGAATGTCTCGTAGATCTGGCTGAGCGACTGCTTCTGGGCCATCGTCAGGTCGGCGTCCACGGCGATGGCGGCGAGCACACCGTGGCCTTCCTTGTCGTCGAGCAGCCCGGCGCGTAGGTACATCGCGGGAGTGGAGACCCGCAGCGCGCTCGCCAGTTGCTGGAGCACCTCGGCGCTGGGCTTGCGCAGGCCGCGCTCGATCTGACTGAGGTACGGGTTGCTGACCCCCGCCTGCTCGGCGAGCTGCCTCAGCGAGATCTTGGCGTTGCGCCGCAGATCGCGGATGAACCCGCCGACGTCGGGAAGGTCCTTGGGTGTGGCCATGACAGCGACGCTAATCGTCCGCGCTAGCTCTTGCAAGCAAAACGCTAGCCATAGTTAGCAAGGTCTCAGCATCCCGTTTGCGCGCCGCTCGTCCGATCCGTACGGTCCGTCCGTGCACAAGATCACAGTCAATGGAGCAAGCATCGCGTACGACGAGGCGGGCACCGGTTCGCCCGTCGTTCTGCTGCACGCCGGCATCGCCGACCGGCGGATGTGGCGGGGCCAGCTGTCCGCGCTCGCCGCCCGGCACCGGGTGATCGTTCCGGACCTGCGCGGCTACGGCGACTCGGAGCTGCCCCGACCCCGTTCTCGCACCATGACGATGTGGCCGGACTGCTGGACGCGCTCGACCTGCCCCGGGCCGCCCTGGTCGGCTGCTCCTTCGGTGGGTCGGTCGCCATCGACACCGCGCTGGCCCACCCCGACCGGGTGAGCGCCCTCGCGCTGTTCGACACGGCGGTCTCCGGCAACGAGTGGTCCGACGAGGCGAATGACCTCTGGGACGAGCTGGTCGGAGAGGTCGACCCCGACGACTTCGTCGCCGGCGCATCCGGCGAGGTGCGGTTCTGGGTGGTCGGCCCGGGCCGTCAACCGGAGGACGTCGACCCCGAGCTGCTCGCGTTCGCGCAGGAGATGGACCAGCGTGCGCTCGCCGCCGAGCTGGCACTCGGCGCGGTCGAGGTGGGAGAGCTGACGCCGCCAGCGATCGACCGTCTCGGTGAGCTGAAGGTGCCCGTCCTGGTCACCGCCGGGGCCGTGGACGTGCCGGACATCAGCCGGCTCGCCGACCGGATCGCCGCCGAGGTTCCCGGCGCGGTACGAATGCCCGACGTGCCGAATGCCGCGCACCTGCTGCCACTGGAGCGCCCGGAGCCCGTCAACGCCGCCCTGCTCGACTTCCTGAGCTGAACGCGCGGCACCGGTTCCACGGCGCCCGGCGGCAGGGCGCTCACCAGAGCGGGCGGACCGCGCCGACGGGAACGGCACCGCCGAAGAGCGGCACCTCGGCGTACTCGGTCAGCACCGGAGCGTCCACGCCGAGCCGGCGCAGCGCCGAGACGAGCACCGGCATCCTGGCACGGTCGGCGCCGTCATCGATCTTCAGAGCGACGGCGCCGATGCCCGGCAGCGCCACCGCGATCACGCCCTCGGCGCCGACCTTGGCCAGCAGGCCCGGGACACCGCGCATCAGCCGGGTGTCGTCGGCCTGGGTGCCACCGACGATCTCCGGGTGGGCGCGCATGGCGTCGGCCACCGTACGCGGCACCGATCCGGGTTCGGCGTCGACCAGCCGGAGGTACGCCCCGGCCAGACCGGTCAGCGACACCGCGAGCACCGGGGCACCGCAGCCGTCCACGCCCACCGCCGCCGCCTGCTCGCCGGTGAACTCCTCGATGGCCGCCCGCAACCGCTGCTGAAGCGGGTGCTCCGGCCGCCAGTAGCCGTCCAACGGCCAGCCAGCGGCCTCGCAGGTCAGCAGCATCCCGCTGTGCTTGCCGGAGCAGTTCATCTGCACTCTGGTGGGGCCGCCACCGGCGCGCAGCACCGCCTCCCGGGCCGCAGCGCCCACCGGCAGGTCGGGCGGGCAGTGCAGCGCCGATGCGTCCAGCCCGGCGCGCTCCAGCAACGCACCGACCCGGGCCAGGTGGAACTCCTCACCCGCGTGACTCGCCGACACCAGCGCCACGTCGGCCGGGTCGGTCAACGTCAGGCCGGCGCGGAGCATCCCGATCGCCTGCATCGGCTTGCTGGCCGAACGGGGGAAGACCGGCGACGTCACGTCCCCGGCGGACGCCACCGGCAGACCGGCGGCGTCCAGCACCACCACCGAGCCGCGGTGCGCACCCTCCACGAACCCGGACCGGACCACCTCGGCGAGCGGCGCGCCGCCCTCGTAC
The window above is part of the Micromonospora sp. LH3U1 genome. Proteins encoded here:
- a CDS encoding asparaginase, whose product is MTKTYEGGAPLAEVVRSGFVEGAHRGSVVVLDAAGLPVASAGDVTSPVFPRSASKPMQAIGMLRAGLTLTDPADVALVSASHAGEEFHLARVGALLERAGLDASALHCPPDLPVGAAAREAVLRAGGGPTRVQMNCSGKHSGMLLTCEAAGWPLDGYWRPEHPLQQRLRAAIEEFTGEQAAAVGVDGCGAPVLAVSLTGLAGAYLRLVDAEPGSVPRTVADAMRAHPEIVGGTQADDTRLMRGVPGLLAKVGAEGVIAVALPGIGAVALKIDDGADRARMPVLVSALRRLGVDAPVLTEYAEVPLFGGAVPVGAVRPLW
- a CDS encoding alpha/beta fold hydrolase, coding for MRGFRWPPPPDSGPRTWGPGPGGPRTGRPALPEPETELVTTPHGVRLERLVTGTGDPVTVFAHGLGNGIATTRPFGSGVTGRKVFFQFRGHGRSEAPDGPWTYLDLARDLRAIADLGRASRAFGASLGASALCRLLAESPGRFEKLVFFLPAVLDEPRGPVAWERVTDLLEAVQSGDASAVADVVSLELPAAIRNTPAGWAYLRQRLDQLLRDGLADGLATLAEQTPLREISDLSAVTAPALVIGCAGDDLHPVEVAERLAVALPQATLHVYDRPGVLWSERADLRDRISGFLNE
- a CDS encoding DUF2516 family protein gives rise to the protein MANAAPIFAFAVREVIQLILLVFALIVQGVALVHAITQRSDAFPAIGTLPKGGWIAILAVCLLLTLLGFGPISLFGLVGIAAGLIYLLDVRVGLRELGDGKGFW
- a CDS encoding helix-turn-helix domain-containing protein, which translates into the protein MATPKDLPDVGGFIRDLRRNAKISLRQLAEQAGVSNPYLSQIERGLRKPSAEVLQQLASALRVSTPAMYLRAGLLDDKEGHGVLAAIAVDADLTMAQKQSLSQIYETFRRENTRLAEAQAAADDSGATKAQADEGSGTAGATTPTDVADQPADVANLAATGPTTAGGTPTEAVLESVAVTEAGAAPAPSSTNTPEKKAAGPAVRKAAEAAEEETS